A window of the Plasmodium vivax chromosome 12, whole genome shotgun sequence genome harbors these coding sequences:
- a CDS encoding helicase, putative (encoded by transcript PVX_118190A), with protein sequence MRGFNNYNRYANFPDYTNPYVNYQAAAYGQFRPNYGEYSGHTGMSNNNSNSSSTLGKNLMQIDWTNVKLVPFEKNFYKEHDDISNLTTKEVKDIRDKHRITILEGEGVPNPVESINKIGFPDYVLKSLKNNNIVTPTPIQIQGWPIALSGKDMIGKAETGSGKTLAFILPAFVHILAQPSLKYGDGPIVLVMAPTRELAEQIRQECIKFSIESKIRNTCAYGGVPKSGQIYALKQGVHILIACPGRLIDLLEQNVTNLMRVTYLVLDEADKMLDMGFEIQIRKIVEQIRPDRQTLMWSATWPKEVQSLARDLCKQQPIHVNVGSLTLTACRRIKQEIYLIEEHEKIANLKLLLQRIFRDNDRIIVFVETKKNADFITKALRLDGVPALCIHGDKKQDERRWVLNDFKTGKSPILIATDVASRGLDIKDVKYVINFDFPNQIEDYVHRIGRTGRAGAHGASFTFLTSDKYRLARDLVKILRESEQPVPPQLEKISYTAVNNPRRNPYYGYGRSSHNVNSIPLKGSNRYY encoded by the exons ATGAGAGGCTTCAACAACTACAACCGATACGCCAACTTCCCGGACTACACCAACCCGTATGTGAACTACCAAGCGGCGGCCTACGGGCAATTCAGGCCCAATTACGGAGAATACTCAGGGCACACGGGCATGTCcaataataatagtaacaGCTCAAGTACCTTAGGAAAAAACTTAATGCAAATTGATTGGACTAATGTTAAGTTAGTTCCATTTGAAAAGAACTTCTATAAAGAACATGATGACATAAGCAACTTGACAACGAAGGAAGTGAAAGATATTCGAGACAAACACAGAATTACCATTTTGGAAGGAGAAGGGGTTCCCAACCCAGTAGAAtctattaacaaaattggctTCCCAGATTATGTGTTAAAATCgcttaaaaataacaacattGTAACTCCGACGCCTATTCAGATACAAGGTTGGCCGATAGCACTTTCAGGAAAGGATATGATTGGAAAGGCTGAAACGGGAAGTGGGAAAACATTagcttttattttgcctgcatttgttcatattttagCTCAACCAAGTTTAAAGTATGGAGATGGCCCAATCGTTTTGGTGATGGCTCCCACGAGAGAGCTAGCTGAACAGATCAGACAAGAATGTATCAAATTTTCTATAGAATCTAAAATAAGGAATACTTGTGCTTATGGAGGTGTTCCAAAGAGTGGTCAAATTTATGCCCTCAAACAAGGGGTTCACATTTTAATTGCATGTCCAGGTCGTCTGATCGATTTACTGGAACAGAATGTTACCAACCTTATGAGAGTTACCTACTTAGTTTTGGACGAAGCCGACAAAATGCTAGATATGGGTTTCGAAATTCAAATTCGAAAAATTGTTGAGCAGATTAGGCCTGACAGACAAACATTAATGTGGTCAGCTACTTGGCCAAAGGAAGTGCAATCCTTAGCGAGAGATTTGTGTAAACAACAACCAATACATGTTAATGTTGGTTCTCTAACGTTAACTGCGTGCCGTAGAATTAAGCAAGAAATTTATCTGATTGAG GAACACGAAAAGATAGCAAACCTGAAGTTGCTGCTTCAGAGAATATTCCGCGACAACGACAGAATCATCGTCTTCGTGGAAACGAAGAAGAATGCAGATTTCATCACCAAGGCTTTGAGGCTAGATGGTGTGCCTGCCTTATGTATACATGGGGATAAGAAACAGGATGAGAGAAGGTGGGTGCTGAATGATTTTAAAACCGGAAAGAGTCCCATTCTCATCGCAACGGATGTAGCTTCCAGAGGACTAGACATCAAGGATGTAAAATATGTCATTAATTTTGATTTCCCAAATCAAATTGAAGATTATGTGCACAGAATTGGAAGAACTGGTCGAGCAGGAGCTCACGGAGCttccttcacttttttaacatcCGATAAGTATAGACTAGCTAGAGATTTAGTTAAAATACTAAGGGAATCTGAACAGCCTGTGCCCCCTCAGCTGGAGAAAATATCCTACACTGCTGTTAACAACCCAAGGAGAAACCCCTACTACGGTTATGGTCGTTCATCACACAATGTAAATAGCATTCCGCTGAAGGGAAGCAATAGAtattactaa
- a CDS encoding hypothetical protein, conserved (encoded by transcript PVX_118195A), which produces MDPHCHEGKSQKEEERRGHLNDKVVRDYTNGRNVCSFPQDVKNVGSDRCCKALEGNPLRCMSGKDGHNGCASGRAPPCDDSRGENVVAKKKKKPFLNKLCKNYVKLTLHRPCCIMLSITIGLLIVTLMSISFYMNIFSEEESRSEVLGAFLRKTNGEEFTKMNVAKASDVVIHTSDSIGNTVEHFFNFYKKEKTATLLFYLDKEEDNTILEYDTLKDIFFLVQFFKQMKTGNKKNWGEMCKRFDVPLMESKCFVLGLFTISELQNAEYDTTPNWEAYFDGLLKKDERSLGNFFYNALIFLPNFLYQPHMFDMKRTKIKDITSDISKNVEAFLFVFNFDEGIDDSSLNEWYRLLNMHVKLINEGEKEFVTIHNLDSSTYVHEINQSRNWSMAVVNEKVLEDNEQSFISVGIKSNYVFAILSFLFMAIYVCTISSDGLKHKGQDEGAEAMRRRFLLILSVYSLTFFSFFSTFFINLVFQINVLRIYLLNFFPLFFLSFLFCCVNIFYRKKCVVGPSKMMMRRMRCAKHSKNESVDMTTYYLRASYKSLYFVGKITLIVLAVYLVGFACTYRIVNVFSLNSVLAIVCLFVYYATFFNNMFAFLFYKDRHLLLSPSQSPPDSKSVCSSSGDQPDQHVIAFSEVAPSGVSMKKGCTSSGNSPNGESHLSPNAHYACVGADGKKQHIKNSVYPSGKEDSTERKGDNKKANRRRAQKKGVLFLGVLFFLLLLGLFLSFLISNEKIHLDVYHYMTKESPLRRFIQNFEKKAGFVIEPAYLVLPSSHEFDYEDEENANLLIKLVNEMKEEGCIHEPIVSWIHAFELLKNDCRNVGSFNNQYDLDRYKKLCHDITPQGKSRELHLNKLKEIFFKEEEKTCDSFYQIVYEWMNHNEEGVYDSEFFKIKTIYGGEIGFMLPQYYNIRPHLFYGDYVKMDDPHSISSSRIGFVLRNYASDQAKNFANLNRIKNIVKRSNLKNVYFYSESYVLYNQATRFLSECKLMLIFYFLIYLFSLYMFNTLGVVMIFQFWLCYNLSALYFLHSFAVNTDAITIILLKMGAVISLSHYLYGTLFFKSIMLDGKSYSNSMRQSYPYVMFLLLYLISFTLEDYASNVLRLLILNHVVWFFLYSLTIFYVHKVYVNRA; this is translated from the exons ATGGATCCGCACTGCCACGAGGGTAAGTcccaaaaggaagaggaaaggaGGGGCCATTTGAACGATAAAGTGGTGCGTGACTACACTAACGGTAGAAATGTATGCTCCTTTCCTCaggatgtaaaaaatgtaggcTCGGACCGTTGCTGCAAAGCGTTGGAGGGAAATCCCCTTCGCTGCATGAGTGGGAAGGATGGCCACAATGGTTGTGCAAGCGGGAGAGCACCCCCTTGTGATGACTCAAGAGGCGAAAATGTAGTGGccaagaaaaagaagaagcctTTTCTTAACAagttatgcaaaaattatgtaaagcTGACTCTGCACAGACCATGCTGCATCATGCTAAGTATAACCATCGGGTTGTTAATTGTCACTCTAATGAGCATCTCCTTTTACATGAACATATTTAGCGAGGAGGAAAGTAGGTCCGAAGTGCTGGGCGCTTTTTTGAGAAAGACAAATGGAGAGgaattcacaaaaatgaatgtcGCCAAAGCGAGTGATGTAGTGATTCACACAAGTGACAGTATAGGGAACACAgtggaacatttttttaatttttataaaaaggaaaaaacggcAACGTTGTTGTTTTATCTTGATAAGGAGGAGGACAATACGATTCTGGAATACGACACGCTGAAGGATATCTTCTTCTTGGTGCAATTCTTTAAGCAAATGAAGacgggaaataaaaaaaattggggtgAAATGTGTAAAAGGTTTGACGTCCCTTTGATGGAGTCTAAATGCTTCGTGCTAGGGTTGTTCACCATTTCGGAACTTCAAAATGCAGAATATGACACGACCCCTAATTGGGAGGCATATTTTGATGGCCTCCTAAAAAAGGACGAAAGATCTttgggcaattttttctacaacgcacttatttttctgcccaattttttatatcagcCTCATATGTTCGATATGAAGAGGACCAAGATAAAGGACATCACATCTGATATCTCTAAAAATGTGGAGgcctttttatttgtctTCAATTTCGATGAAGGCATTGACGATTCTTCCCTAAATGAGTGGTATCGTCTGCTAAACATGCATgtgaaattaataaatgagggggaaaaagagttCGTAACGATTCACAATTTGGACAGCAGTACGTACGTTCACGAGATAAATCAGAGTAGGAATTGGAGCATGGCAGTTGTGAATGAAAAGGTATTGGAGGATAACGAGCAGTCGTTCATCAGTGTAGGTATCAAATCGAATTACGtctttgccattttgtctTTCCTCTTCATGGCCATTTATGTATGTACCATTTCGTCTGACGGGTTGAAGCATAAGGGACAAGACGAAGGAGCAGAagcgatgaggaggaggttTTTACTTATCCTATCTGTATATTCGCTGAcgttcttttccttcttctccaccTTCTTCATCAATTTGGTTTTCCAAATTAATGTTCTacgaatttatttattaaattttttccccctctttttcctAAGCTTCCTATTTTGTTGCGTCAACATATTTTACCGCAAAAAGTGCGTAGTGGGACCTTCCAAAATGATGATGCGCAGAATGAGGTGCGCAAAACATTCGAAGAACGAGTCTGTTGATATGACTACCTATTATTTGCGAGCTAGCTACAAGTCACTTTATTTTGTGGGCAAAATTACCCTCATCGTTTTGGCTGTATACCTGGTTGGGTTTGCCTGCACGTACAGAATCGTCAACGTTTTTTCGCTGAACTCGGTCTTGGCCATCGTTTGCCTGTTTGTGTACTACGCTACGTTTTTTAACAAcatgtttgcctttttgttcTACAAGGATAGGCACTTGCTGTTGTCACCATCTCAGTCGCCACCAGATTCGAAGTCGGTTTGTAGCTCTTCGGGGGATCAGCCCGACCAGCACGTTATAGCCTTTTCGGAGGTGGCACCCAGTGGAGTGTCAATGAAGAAAGGATGCACATCGAGTGGTAActctccaaatggggagagccACCTCTCTCCGAACGCACACTACGCATGTGTAGGTGCGgatgggaagaagcaacatataaaaaattccgTCTACCCAAGTGGTAAGGAGGATAGTACCGAAAGGAAGGGAGACaacaaaaaagcaaaccGTAGGAGGGCCCAAAAGAAGGGGGTCCTCTTCCTCggtgtgttattttttcttctccttttagGTCTCTTCCTAAGCTTCCTAATAAGCAACGAGAAGATTCACCTGGATGTGTACCATTACATGACGAAGGAATCGCCCCTGAGGAGGTTCATCCaaaattttgagaaaaaggCGGGCTTCGTAATCGAGCCGGCATACTTGGTGTTGCCTTCTTCCCACGAGTTTGACTacgaagatgaagaaaatgcaaatttgTTAATCAAGCTAGTAAACGAAATGAAGGAGGAAGGATGCATTCATGAGCCCATCGTATCTTGGATTCACGCATTTGAGTTGCTAAAAAATGACTGCCGGAATGTAGGCTCCTTCAACAACCAGTACGATTTGGAtcgttataaaaaattatgtcaTGACATTACTCCACAGGGAAAGAGCAGAGAACTCCATTTGAATaagttaaaagaaatatttttcaaagaggaggaaaagacaTGTGATAGCTTTTACCAAATTGTGTACGAATGGATGAATCACAATGAGGAGGGGGTATATGATagtgaattttttaagaTCAAAACGATTTACGGGGGCGAAATTGGCTTCATGCTCCCCCAGTACTACAACATAAGGCCGCACTTGTTCTACGGCGACTACGTGAAG atGGACGACCCGCACAGCATATCGAGCAGCCGAATCGGCTTCGTCCTGCGCAACTACGCGTCCGACCAAGCAAAGAACTTTGCAAATTTgaacagaataaaaaatattgtaaaaaggagtaacttaaaaaatgtgtatttttaCTCCGAAAGTTACGTGCTCTACAATCAAGCTACCAGATTTTTGTCAGAATGCAAACTGatgctaattttttactttttaatttatttattttctctgtACATGTTTAACACCTTGGGGGTGGTAATGATATTTCAGTTTTGGCTCTGCTACAACTTGAGTGCGCTTTACTTTCTGCATAGCTTTGCAGTCAACACGGACGCGATTACAATTATTTTGCTAAAAATGGGGGCAGTCATATCTTTGTCTCATTACCTGTATGGCACTCTCTTTTTTAAGTCCATCATGCTGGACGGGAAGAGTTATTCCAACAGCATGCGTCAGTCCTACCCCTACGTGATGTTTCTACTGCTGT ACCTTATTAGCTTCACCCTGGAAGACTACGCATCGAACGTTTTGCGGCTGCTCATCCTGAACCACGTCGTCTGGTTCTTCCTATACagcttaacaattttttacgtCCACAAGGTGTACGTGAATAGGGCATGA